In Lycium ferocissimum isolate CSIRO_LF1 chromosome 11, AGI_CSIRO_Lferr_CH_V1, whole genome shotgun sequence, a single genomic region encodes these proteins:
- the LOC132037681 gene encoding mitochondrial outer membrane protein porin 2-like, whose translation MGPGLFSDIGKKSKDLLTKDYISDHKLSISTYSDTGVALTSTAVKKGGLSTGDVGAQYKYKNTLIDVKVDTGSNISTTLTLTDIVPSTKTIASLKFPDYSSGKLETQYFHHHATFTTAVALKQSPAVDLSITLGTPTFALGAEASYETGTSKLIKYTAGISVTKPDSCAAIILGDKGDTIKASYIHHLDSLKKSAATGEITRRFSTNENTFTVGGSYAVDNLTIVKVKLNNHGNLGAVLQHEVIPKSLLTISSEFDTKALDKTPRFGVALALKP comes from the exons ATGGGGCCTGGATTGTTCTCTGATATTGGCAAAAAGTCCAAAG ATCTGTTGACGAAGGACTATATCTCTGATCACAAATTGTCAATCTCTACTTACAGCGATACAGGAGTG GCCCTTACATCAACTGCAGTGAAGAAAGGAGGGCTTTCAACTGGAGATGTAGGAGCGCAGTACAAATATAAGAACACTTTGATTGATGTCAAAGTTGATACAGGATCAAAT ATTTCAACAACTCTTACTTTGACTGACATTGTCCCATCAACAAAAACCATTGCCTCTCTGAAATTCCCTGACTACAGTTCTGGCAAG CTAGAGACTCAGTACTTTCATCATCATGCAACCTTCACCACAGCTGTTGCTCTGAAACAGTCCCCTGCAGTTGATCTTTCAATCACGCTTGGTACTCCAACTTTTGCTCTTGGTGCAGAGGCAAGTTATGAGACTGGAACAAGTAAACTAATAAAGTATACTGCTGGCATTAGCGTGACAAAACCAGATTCTTGTGCTGCTATAATCTT AGGGGACAAAGGGGACACGATAAAGGCATCCTACATACATCATCTGGATTCACTGAAGAAGAGTGCTGCTACAGGTGAAATCACTAGACGGTTCTCCACAAATGAGAACACATTTACAGTTGGAGGGTCCTATGCTGTTGATAACCTGACAATTGTGAAAGTCAAGCTCAATAATCATGGAAATTTGGGGGCTGTCTTGCAACATGAGGTGATTCCAAAGTCGTTGCTGACCATTTCTAGTGAGTTCGACACCAAGGCCTTGGATAAGACTCCCAGGTTTGGTGTGGCCCTAGCTCTTAAGCCTTGA